The Branchiostoma floridae strain S238N-H82 unplaced genomic scaffold, Bfl_VNyyK Sc7u5tJ_786, whole genome shotgun sequence DNA segment GCTGATCGGTCGGCAGGCTTCTCTCCCAAAGGCCCCAAAGCAACATTTGCAGGCGGTAGTGAAGGACAGGGGGGCAACGGCGGGCAAAGTTTACAAGAAGCGCCCACTGGGACGGTCTAGGGTAACGGGAGGGGGAGGAGGGGGGCTCCTCACGAATGGAGGCGGCGGACGGTGGACGGGGACAGGGAAGCGTCACCTCGCGGGAGAAGGCGGGCAGGCCTATGTAGAGGGCGGTCTGGGTGGGAGGGCGAGGCTCGGGTTTGCAGTCGGTGGGTtcggtgggggagggggagggtaCCACGgcggagggggagggggcgggtaCTCCGGTGggggtagggggcatgttgcCGATGGTGcatgtgggggagggggaggcTCCTATAACTCCGGCCGCCACCCCAGGGGACAGGATGGCGCGAACGACGGCCCAGGGTACGTGGTGATCACCAAGATCTAAGCATTGCTACCATGTTTCCCAAGGTTTGAATATTCTTCGACTGCTGGAAACAGCATCAAGAATATGGCTCTTGGACTCAAATGTTGGCACCTGGATGATGGCGCATTGGTACACCAAATCCGTGTGTATTTTTGGCAAACTTTTGACGGATTAGTTCGTTGTTCGTCACTCCACAATACGGTAAGCCGTGTACCGTGCCTTTCCCTAGGACACAACGTCGGTTGGATGGATGGCGTGCATctaactcgggacctcttgatTCCGAGGCCAACGCTCGGGCACACACACAGTTACGCCACAGCAACGCCATATAGCAACACGTAGTCACAGACCACAATACAGCCTTTCTTTGATGGAAGAACACATCAAACGTTATCTTACTCCTGATGCCCAATTAATGTAGTCCCGGCAGTCAGTAATGTTCTCACATTTGGTTGAACGTTATGCCAGATTCTGGTCACCTGCAGCTGGACTGTAGGGCGAATAGAGAAGTAGAAATATGTGAAGTGCAACACGAAATCCCATCATATATAATAGGGTATAGGGATCTTCTTACCCTCGCAATTTGATCAGAAGCGGAGTAACTGGTAAAGACTACGACTcgaaatctagaggtcccgagttagATATCCGCCCTGCCCCCGATGCTGTGTCTTTGGGAATGGCGctttacacgacctttctcACTTCAGCCACGTGTTAAAAAAAGACTACTTTTACCTTTTGTCTGCACTGTGTGTATGGAACTgttataaatatagaatacaacacggtgtagtccgtatcacccgaggtaccgaggaccgagggtgatgcgagGTACCgaggaccgagggtgatgcggaatacaccatgttgtattttatttatgtcatatccacctgagaaaacctctgttttgatgcaaaatgcgccagaagttgaacaaatttggtgctcttgaacaaaaagtgttgcaacagtaaatgttccaacatccgaatcaggtattcgaattgccaaccgtgccgtatttgacccgctcgaaacagttcgatttattcgaatggagcctgtgtgatacgcctttcgaacctgtgcgatacggaagcgtacggcccggtccggaaaacccgtatcgaacgttttagCGTCACAGGTACGACATAATACGACTtacaacttgagtgcagtgccacattgtcatcGTCTGtcaaaaaagcaaaataaaaataaaaattgatcGGAAACGTGACAAATCAGAATTCACTCAGGCAGAGGCTAATCCTCCTTAAGGCAAGATGGATCCTCCCTTACCTTTTCAGACTGAGTACGTATACTCTTAGAGTTTAAAcggagacctcctgtctgtcataagcgacagagtcgtctggaggaactttatagtgtcacctgatggatgactgaactgaaccgAGGGTTTAAACAGAGTATATATCCTCAAATATGCTGAATAATTCTAGCTTTACTTGAAAATATATCTTCAGTAAGTTGTGTTAGTTTGATTACAAGTTCTTTTAAAATGCAAAATGCAAGTAAAAAAAGGTTGCTTTCTTGTCTTGTTTTCAAGACAAAAAGGTATAATATGGAGTTTACCTTTTTCCAATCAGTTACGGGTTCCAGACAACGTGATATTTTTGAGTGTAGACGTGAGGGTGTCTCGGtatatcaaaagaaaaaaaaatagtttcgCGCTTAATAAGTTAAGGATTTATTTAGTTCCGTTGTATTGGGTGCATTTGATTCTTCTGTATCCTATCCTACcagcaaaaagaaaataacTGTGTCCTAAATCCTAAGTCGTGTAACGTCGGCCATAGGGCGTTTGTTTCACTGTATTTGTTTGCCTCACTAATAGTCACTATTCTATATCTGACAAGATTATTCTGCACAAGATCTCTGGATGAGATACTACAAGTAGCTCGAATTCTCGTTCTGCCGAATGGAGTACACGTGATGTATAttcattgaaatgaaaatattatattttctgttgtcAAATCGTGAAATACACACTTGTTGTTACTTGCTTGCTCGAGAGCAATACTATGAACCTGTTAGTGTTACTTATGACCCTATATAACAACATGATGATCAAATGCCACACATGGCTCCATTGAAGGGCTAAGATTTAATTCTGCCATGCTGCTTGTATAAGATACTCAGTAGTCCACcgtgtgctgctgctgcagttATCTGCACACTCATAATAAAATGAGATGATAAATTGTATTGCATATCATGCCCAGAGTACTAAATGCACACATGACCACACGTGGTCTAATATGATACTAAAAATTCAACATTGTAACGCTAATTATACACTAGATATCATGCACTATACAGTACATACTATATACTATACACGATTAATACATCTACTAGGTTCTTAATTTTTCTTGTCTGCAACACATGGAAACATAACTGTGAGAGAAATGGTCTATTGTAATTACAACTTTTAATTCTGTAATGATTATCCCTGGACTTTTGAGGACTTTTTCTTTCCAACTCTTTAATGACTTATCCGGCCACTAAATTTTTGTAGAATGATATAGACAGAATGTCTAAAGCTTTTAAGAAATCCGATACTGTTATGACGGTAACCGGTGCACACACATATGCTGCCCAAACTATGCTCTCATTAAGAAGTCTAACACAAATTCtaagatcaatcaataaataaataacacaAAACCGTGGGGAGTCCTCTACTCAAAAATTAAATAGTTTTACTTTTAAACTCAGTTGAAACAACCCGCATCAAATAAACACTTCTTTCGTGTTGATAAAATTGTTTTCATTAGAAATCGGTCTCCTGTCGCTTAAGATTGACACCCCCGGCCCTACAAAATGAAGGAAAGATTAGTCTGTCGGAAGCAAGGAAAAACAACACGCTTTAGGTTtgggtcccatttccaaaccggggcccggccgggatgtttgcggaaagtAAGAATTAAAGTGATCATCACGGAATATGCACAATTTAGGCTCATGACTAATTTTTTTACGTCATTATGTTTTGGTTCCTTTTGCGTAATATTTTGCGTTTCCGAGAGCTACCCGGCCgagccccgggttgggaattagACCGAAGCCTAAGGCGGATTCGTGCACGCggagaaaaattacattgttgGTTTCAATGCGTCGTAAGAAACACGAAGTCCCATGAAAGGGCGAGAGAATCACGCCTGCTTCAGACTGCTTTACATAATGCGTCATATGAAACACGCAGTCCCATGAAAGTCAGCTACATTATCACGACTCTCTGAGACTAATCATGAGTTTTAACTTCTAAGCATTTTAGTACGCGCTTCAGACTGCGTTGTGTACCAGTGTAGTACACATGTCCGACCGTGCTCAGCCCGTTCCAACCCTGCCCCAGGGGCCCGGCGGCGGCCAGACCGGCGGGCCGCCGCCCAAAACTCCTCCGGGTCATCGGCGTGGcaccagcgggccgccgccccAACCTCCTGCGGGCCATCGGCGTGGCACCAGCGGGCCGCCGCACCAAACTCCGCCGGGCCATCGGCGTGGcaccagcgggccgccgccccAAACTCCGCCGGGCCATCGGTGTGGcaccagcgggccgccgcccAAAACTCCCCCGGGCCATCGGCGTGGcaccagcgggccgccgcccAAAACTCCGCCGGGCCATCGGTGTGGcaccagcgggccgccgcccAAAACTCCCCCGGGCCATCGGTGTGGcaccagcgggccgccgcccAAAACTCCTCCGGGCCATCGGCGTGCTCGCAATGGCAACGGCGGGTCCAAAGCGCCGCAGGACGGGTACGAGGACGCCGAGCCGGTGAAAGTACAGCACCTCTCCGAGGAAATCAGTCCTCACGTCGACCTTCAGTACGTAACCGATGAGTCAACAGGTacgtcacccccccccccccaaacacacagacacgcacacacacacacacacaaacgcacacacacacacaaacgcacacacacacacaaacacacacatacacacacacacacacatgcgcacatgcACACtgataaacacacaaacacacacacacacacacacatatatacacacatacacacacacacacacacacacacacacacacacacacacacacatatatatatatatatatatatatatatatatatatatatttacaaacacacacacacacacttatatACACATATTTATATACACATAAGCACGGACatgcagttcagttcagttcatcctcggagaggaCATGCATACGCACACATTCACggatacgcacacacacacagacacacacacagacacacacacacatatacatacatacacacacacacacacaaacactcacacacacacacacacacgtgcgcgcgcgcgcacacacacacacacacatatatatagatagatagatagatagatagatagatagatagatagatagatagatagatagatagatagatacatacacacacacacacacaNNNNNNNNNNNNNNNNNNNNNNNNNNNNNNNNNNNNNNNNNNNNNNNNNNNNNNNNNNNNNNNNNNNNNNNNNNNNNNNNNNNNNNNNNNNNNNNNNNNNNNNNNNNNNNNNNNNNNNNNNNNNNNNNNNNNNNNNNNNNNNNNNNNNNNNNNNNNNNNNNNNNNNNNNNNNNNNNNNNNNNNNNNNNNNNNNNNNNNNNNNNNNNNNNNNNNNNNNNNNNNNNNNNNNNNNNNNNNNNNNNNNNNNNNNNNNNNNNNNNNNNNNNNNNNNNNNNNNNNNNNNNNNNNNNNNNNNNNNNNNNNNNNNNNNNNNNNNNNNNNNNNNNNNNNNNNNNNNNNNNNNNNNNNNNNNNNNNNNNNNNNNNNNNNNNNNNNNNNNNNNNNNNNNNNNNNNNNNNNNNNNNNNNNNNNNNNNNNNNNNNNNNNNNNNNNNNNNNNNNNNNNNNNNNNNNNNNNNNNNNNNNNNNNNNNNNNNNNNNNNNNNNNNNNNNNNNNNNNNNNNNNNNNNNNNNNNNNNNNNNNNNNNNNNNNNNNNNNNNNNNNNNNNNNNNNNNNNNNNNNNNNNNNNNNNNNNNNNNNNNNNNNNNNNNNNNNNNNNNNNNNNNNNNNNNNNNNNNNNNNNNNNNNNNNNNNNNNNNNNNNNNNNNNNNNNNNNNNNNNNNNNNNNNNNNNNNNNNNNNNNNNNNNNNNNNNNNNNNNNNNNNNNNNNNNNNNNNNNNNNNNNNNNNNNNNNNNNNNNNNNNNNNNNNNNNNNNNNNNNNNNNNNNNNNNNNNNNNNNNNNNNNNNNNNNNNNNNNNNNNNNNNNNNNNNNNNNNNNNNNNNNNNNNNNNNNNNNNNNNNNNNNNNNNNNNNNNNNNNNNNNNNNNNNNNNNNNNNNNNNNNNNNNNNNNNNNNNNNNNNNNNNNNNNNNNNNNNNNNNNNNNNNNNNNNNNNNNNNNNNNNNNNNNNNNNNNNNNNNNNNNNNNNNNNNNNNNNNNNNNNNNNNNNNNNNNNNNNNNNNNNNNNNNNNNNNNNNNNNNNNNNNNNNNNNNNNNNNNNNNNNNNNNNNNNNNNNNNNNNNNNNNNNNNNNNNNNNNNNNNNNNNNNNNNNNNNNNNNNNNNNNNNNNNNNNNNNNNNNNNNNNNNNNNNNNNNNNNNNNNNNNNNNNNNNNNNNNNNNNNNNNNNNNNNNNNNNNNNNNNNNNNNNNNNNNNNNNNNNNNNNNNNNNNNNNNNNNNNNNNNNNNNNNNNNNNNNNNNNNNNNNNNNNNNNNNNNNNNNNNNNNNNNNNNNNNNNNNNNNNNNNNNNNNNNNNNNNNNNNNNNNNNNNNNNNNNNNNNNNNNNNNNNNNNNNNNNNNNNNNNNNNNNNNNNNNNNNNNNNNNNNNNNNNNNNNNNNNNNNNNNNNNNNNNNNNNNNNNNNNNNNNNNNNNNNNNNNNNNNNNNNNNNNNNNNNNNNNNNNNNNNNNNNNNNNNNNNNNNNNNNNNNNNNNNNNNNNNNNNNNNNNNNNNNNNNNNNNNNNNNNNNNNNNNNNNNNNNNNNNNNNNNNNNNNNNNNNNNNNNNNNNNNNNNNNNNNNNNNNNNNNNNNNNNNNNNNNNNNNNNNNNNNNNNNNNNNNNNNNNNNNNNNNNNNNNNNNNNNNNNNNNNNNNNNNNNNNNNNNNNNNNNNNNNNNNNNNNNNNNNNNNNNNNNNNNNNNNNNNNNNNNNNNNNNNNNNNNNNNNNNNNNNNNNNNNNNNNNNNNNNNNNNNNNNNNNNNNNNNNNNNNNNNNNNNNNNNNNNNNNNNNNNNNNNNNNNNNNNNNNNNNNNNNNNNNNNNNNNNNNNNNNNNNNNNNNNNNNNNNNNNNNNNNNNNNNNNNNNNNNNNNNNNNNNNNNNNNNNNNNNNNNNNNNNNNNNNNNNNNNNNNNNNNNNNNNNNNNNNNNNNNNNNNNNNNNNNNNNNNNNNNNNNNNNNNNNNNNNNNNNNNNNNNNNNNNNNNNNNNNNNNNNatagtttgcctatttcggacacttttgaaaaatcaacattttaagttgaggttagatgtggttaactttaaacgcgaataactcgccaacaacaagagctatcaaaaaacggattgcagtgttcaactccccacaaagagacctttctaatgataccatagtttgcctatttcggacacttttgaaaaatcaacattttgggtcgcggttagggggacttagctaagaaccgGAATAattcgccaacaacaagagctatcaaaaaacggattgcagtgttcaactccccacaaagagacctttctaatgataccatagtttgcctatttcggacacttttgaaaaatcaacattttaagttgaggttagatgtggttaactttaaacgcgaataactcgccaacaacaagagctatcaaaaaacggattgtagtgttcaactccccacaaagagacctttctaacgataccatagtttgccaatttctgacacttttcaaaaatcaacatttttggttactgttatcggtgcatagctataaacgcgaaagTTGAGGTTACGGTGACGTCATTTTTAAAATAGGGTCCTGCGGTATCATGCGGAATTGCAGCCGACTCACACAGGCATGCAGCTGTAAGGGTCACAGCATACATACATCGACCGGACAAACTTAGCAATGTCATGCATACGATCTGAGAACCATAACTAGCATTAAGTGAAATTTTTGCTCCACCTGCTTTCATATGAAGGTATTATTCAAATGTGATTCAAAATTTTCGGTCGCACTATTTTTTTAGCCCAACGTCATTGATGACTACGGGGGTCACGGATATTTACTTGTTAGAAGGTATCGtttcggagtttttttttcgATTTGGAGACAATAAAAAAGGATCTTGCGTATTTTAAAACATCGTTTTTTTGTAAATCTACTGTCGCTGACAAAATCAGTCAGTTGGCAAGGGAGTTACAGTGGTTGCATCTGGCAAGCAGTACACTTAACAAGGACAATGGCAGAGAGCACTTGGGCAGAGAGAAAGTATTATGGGACTGCACGGTAGAAGTCAGCCAAGACCACTCATCAAATTGAAGCCTACAACGACCTGGCCAATTATACACGCCAACTATACACGCTTCTTGAAACGAGGCAAAAAATCCAAAATAGACGAAAGCTGGGTACTGTACACTCACAGATTTTTAGCAGGGCCGACAAAGAAACTGTTCGACAGCCAAGGTATTTTTTCCCGAGGACCTTAGATATAGCGCGCACTCCGGTGATTGTCATGCAGACTGTAGCTAAACTCTTCCTGTATGACAAATCACCGGAGTGCTTATCTAAGATCCTAAGGACATCTACCAAACATACAGCATACAACAGTTGGAAAAAAGAGCGGTGGACATACGGTAATACCAAACTAGCGGTAATACCAAACTAGACTTTGGGGATGGAGCAAACAGAAAGATGTATAGGGCGCTATCTAACTAAATCGAAACGACAGGAAGATTTGCCAAGGCGGACTAAGAAACAGTCAGAATGTGAGATGTGTCGTTGTACCAGAGACCCTATGACATGCAGACATGGAGCAACCAGCATCAAGGGACCATATCCAGCGGAGAATTAGACATAAAACAAGCAGAACAATAACAAGAACAACAGGAAATATAACTAGAAAACGCCTCCACCCATACGCTCATCCGTTCTCAAAGTTGAAATTCTATGAACGtttgaaatatgaataaaatatttGGTTATGCGACGCTTTTCCGTAAAAAGCATAATAGACAGAGGTTCCTGAACCATCCTGAGCTGTAAACATTCTCCATGTGAACGCATGAcataaattactgtaaatgcagagatgttcgcggtggttttatgttcgcggttttcgcggtgaccacctcaacgcgaacttaaaaccaccgcgaatatttttccattgtAGTATGAAACTGCAGTCTATTGCGCTagcgcgaaattaaaaccaccgcgaacacttcattttcccgctaccgcgaaagtaaatccccgcgaacttcaatacatttacagtatcagtaTCACAAGCAGCAACATAGCAGTAAACTGTCGCGCGCGCAAAGTTGGCTCGAAAACATTCGATACCATGTCATANNNNNNNNNNNNNNNNNNNNNNNNNNNNNNNNNNNNNNNNNNNNNNNNNNNNNNNNNNNNNNNNNNNNNNNNNNNNNNNNNNNNNNNNNNNNNNNNNNNNNNNNNNNNNNNNNNNNNNNNNNNNNNNNNNNNNNNNNCTCTGCCAGAAGTTAGCCGGCTCCGGTGTCTGTTTGACTCACTTTGACCGGCTATACTCTCGGAGTTGGCCAGCTTTGAGACTATtcctaaggcaccgtagggtctgcttggagactatggtGTGTCCGGGTGAGGCTGCAACAAACTGAAATAGTAGAATAGAACGTTGAATGTGTCGCTGCAACAAAACACAGGTGTTGACAATGTATATCTGTTCTCAAAAGCAACAATCTTAGATTTCTGAAACATTCAGTACAGTTTTTCTCCAATCTTTTTTCTACAGACCGCctccttgttttctttttaatgataaataatcgGGGAAAATATACCAGACATGAAACGAGCACGGATAAAAGCACATTTTGTCGTCTACACTGcatataaaaaaaggaaacatatcATGCGCCATTTTTCTTAATTCAGTTGACTTAAATAGGAGGTATATCAGTATATCTGACCTATCTGCAACACCgtcacattttctaaaaattcgAGCTACTTACCAAACTTTGTCCGGCCATTTTCGTCAGTGTTATCCCAGTAGCCATTATCTGCAGTTTTTCGTGAAAACTTCCCGcgaaaacacaaagaaaactaGCAATTATTGGGTACCAGAAGTCCAACCTTTGAGCACGTCGTGTACGAGGCGTTCACTACCCACGCCATAGCATGAATGCAACACCTGGCCAACTAGCGTCATGTGGCGGGAATTTCATTATAACGAGACGTGTTAGACACGTGGCTTTCGTGATTGGCTGGTGGCTGGACATGATTAGACAAGGGGCGTTTGTGATTGGCTGGTGGCTGGACGTGATTAGACAAGGGGCGTTCGTGATTGGCTACCCACGGGTGACTGGCCGTGATTAGACACGGGGCGTTCGTAATTGGCTGGTGGCTGGACGTGATTAGACAAGGGGCGTTCGTGATTGGCTGGGTGACTGGACGTGATTTGACACGGGGCGGCGTTGTGTGGCCAAATATACTTACATTTGCCGTGACTCCCCACTATCATACTGAAGATCTAAGTTTCGAGAAttataaatgtatatacatgacattgtgcgGTTTCCCGAGATTGCGTAATCCCCtaactatctatctatctatctatctatctatctatctatctatctatctatctatctatctatctatctatccatctccatatatgtatatatgtctatctatctatctatctatctctatatatctctatatatatttctctctctctctctctttctctctctctctctctctctctatatatatatatatatatagatatatagatagatagatagatagatagatagatagatagatagatagatagatagatatactAGCCGGTGTAATTGCGGtccggcgtaacacaccagctttgcaggcccgccgtttgtttatttgcttgtttgtttgtttgtttgtgaacaacATGACTGACAAAGCTGTcgatggatctttatgatactAGTATTTAGAAGTTGTGGAAAGCAATGACATATGATAGTGTTTGACCTACTGAGGCTTAGTCAAACTATGTTATTTGGACAGTTAAGATTATAAACTGAtaaggtacattgtatatggagGACCTTTAATATGAAATGACAAACCTTTATAAAACGTAATTATAAGTCATTAAGTTATGAGGTCGTTGTACTAATTTAGTTAGATATAATACATGAAACACATATTTTAACAGTCTGCCAACCGAATGTTTCATATGTGGGTTTGTCCAGCGCATTGTATGCCGACAGTGCCAACTACATAAGCAGTTATTTTTACAGTTCGTAATAGCGAGTAGAATGGGtaataaacatgtaacgttacaaacaaTTGTGTACAGTTATCTATACGCCTTTGGCAAGTCTACAGTGTACAGTGTTTCTGTTAATGCAGAAgatttcgtggtggtttaatgttggcggttttcgcggtggtcgcttcaccgcgaacataaaaccaccgcgaacaatttttccatggcagtaagagacaacagtgcatggtactaccgcgaaataaaaaccaccgcgaaaagtcccttttcccgctaccgctaaattaaatgcatttacagtatctagaATTCTATATCATTTTAGACTAGTACATTACACTAGCGGTCACTACACCCGCCATCTGCGGGTCGATGTTCTTCAGTTCCCGATACAGGTCCTGGTAGAACGGCTTGTTGATGGAGCGGAGGGTGTTGGGTGCGAGCGGGTTGAGGTTGGGCTGGGTGATCAGGACACGGAACACGCTGGTGTTGAATGCCTGGTAGGTGCTGCAGTCTTTGTCCCACGGGTGGAGAGAGAACCTGGGAGAGAGGTACAGGTGATCGGAATCATCGGGATCGTTCGTGATTATAAATAGGGGAGGGGGATTATAGTATCCGTGtgttgtatctatatctatgttgtcgatataaccgcccttcggcgtaccGCACCAACCCAACTTCGCTAGCATGCGGCACGGCAGCAGATAGCTTGTTTTACTACACTGAGTGGTTTAACGACAACTTAACAAAGAAGTATAGATATTCAAAGTATAATGGTAAAATAAGGTTTCAAAGAGGCAAGTGGTTAACAAAGAACTGTTGTCCTTAGCTAAAGCTCTTATCTGCAAACGATTTGGTAGCCTCTCAGTGATGCTAGCTTTCTCAAGGAAATACTGAGTGGTTCTACTTTCGTGATGAGGGGGGACACAAGCTTAGTCTCGTTTGGGATTGTATTCTTTCCACTTCAGCGACATCTAGCGGTGCTTAGCTGCAAGGCATGGGAGGTAGAACCAGGCTCATAGCCCAGAGGAAGGTAGCAGAAGAAATGCTGAAACGGCTAACAGGGCCAGGCTAACAGTTTCGGTTATGTGAGGAGAACTTTGTTAGCCATTGGTTGACCATCTAGAGTAAACTATTCAAAGAAGATTACCCACCTAACGCGTGACCACTCACTGCTGCCATGATGGTCCACACTGTGTACAATGGTGTGGTTAAACAGTGGGTCCAGCAACTTCGGGGCGATCCCGTGGCGCTCCACTACGACCTGTAGCGCCAGCCTCGATCTGTTGGCGAGGGGATGAAAGTGAGTCTCGTGTGCATGCATTTGGGCATTTTGTGacgtgattttttaaaaattaagtGAGAGGTTTGTTTGCACAAGGTAAATAGGGCATTGTTTGTTTAAATTCATTGTTCGTCCGAAACAAAACTGGTCGATGGTCTGAGGGAAAATAAAATTAAGACGTAACGTACAAGAACTATTGACTATGACGATCTGTAAGGTTTAGTCTACTTCTCCCAGAAGCAGTCATGCTTATGAATAATTGTTTAAATTGTGCCACAGATTAATTGTGACTTCCCATGACTCTGATcccacaaacaagcaaacaaacaaacaaacaaacacaaaaaaagataatactTTAACCtcacaactaggggtgggtaccggtacagaaaattcaggtccaggtccggtccaggtTCTCgggattcaggtccaggtccggacctgaacctggacctgattcattatgtgaaagcACGTTAATGGACGATGCTAAAAAAAttgtccatttcgcaacaaaaaaaaaagaatgttttgtggagtatttgactcccaatggccgttctaaaatcctgcaagactaactgcctctgtaccattgactgtaaaactttgtagacGCGACTATAAACTCTAGTCTGCTTCGCTCtagttattttcttcgaccggtaagccccaaaacgtgtgaattcctgatcatatattctgttcattttccGATAGGGTCTACATCCgattcacctaattttttcaagGTCCGGATTTTCCGGAccggtacaataagaaaaaaacggttttgtacactgtaccggtacccagccctactcacaATCAGCCCTACTCTTAACCAACCTTAACAGTTTGCCGGCAAAGCTGTCCTTCCCGTGTGACTTCCAGCTGTGCACGGCTTGGTGCCCTTCCATTGCACTCATATTCCTGCTCTCCTCCACTACACTCTCTCTGATACAAGCGCCTCCGTACCGGAAGTATCGGGACATGTTCCCGTCCCACTCCAGCACACTCAGCGACGAATGGAGGagcactaatctccaagcagatcctacggtag contains these protein-coding regions:
- the LOC118409000 gene encoding neural Wiskott-Aldrich syndrome protein-like — encoded protein: MSDRAQPVPTLPQGPGGGQTGGPPPKTPPGHRRGTSGPPPQPPAGHRRGTSGPPHQTPPGHRRGTSGPPPQTPPGHRCGTSGPPPKTPPGHRRGTSGPPPKTPPGHRCGTSGPPPKTPPGHRCGTSGPPPKTPPGHRRARNGNGGSKAPQDGYEDAEPVKVQHLSEEISPHVDLQYVTDESTDPMTCRHGATSIKGPYPAEN